From the Brassica napus cultivar Da-Ae chromosome A8, Da-Ae, whole genome shotgun sequence genome, one window contains:
- the LOC106354089 gene encoding phosphatidylinositol/phosphatidylcholine transfer protein SFH13 isoform X3, with protein MSSLSALHQPESFPFDRDMSGVEENGALDEIRERRSDFEISEEDERRRSKIGSLKKKAINASTKFTHSLKKRGKKKIDYRFPPVVSIEDVRDEKEESVVLEFRRNLLERDLLPPRHDEYHTLLRFLKARDFNIEKTIQMWEDMLRWRKEYGTDTILEDFEFQELEEVLQYYPQGYHGVDKEGRPVYIERLGKAHPSKLMRITTIDRYLKYHVQEFERALLEKFPACSIAAKRRIFSTTTILDVQGLGMKNFSQTAVNLVAAMSKIDNSYYPETLHRMFIVNAGTGFKKMLWPAAQKFLDAKTIAKIHVLDPRSLSKLHEVIDSSQLPDFLGGSCSCFGEGGCLRSNKGPWNDPEIMKLLYHGESSLFRQISRKLSDPQNSSSSYISIHPSKAMQAESSAAESESCSDVPTSLTGRMCSASAHVNPVSEDQARASDVNGYYSCDDKFDIPNIATNRKGQERQSHYQMIELNQATLGLKRTPIIRWLHDLRGTMDIIRTENVAKRILALLLKLAAVFRCIPFQILRRKNTITPSIPTEDENRSRLISAPTETTMKDKIRPCLERIQELEKVYEEMRNKPVEIPVEKERMLMDSLDRIKSVEFDLVKTKRVLHATVVKQMEITEMLESLRESQLHRRRLFC; from the exons ATGTCCTCTCTATCCGCTTTGCATCAACCAGAATCTTTCCCTTTTGATCGAGATATGTCAG GAGTTGAAGAAAATGGAGCCCTTGACGAAATCAGGGAGAGAAGATCAGACTTTGAAATCtctgaagaagatgaaagacgCCGCTCAAAGATCGGGAGTTTGAAGAAGAAGGCCATTAACGCTTCCACCAAGTTCACTCATTCTCTGAAGAAAAGAGGGAAAAAGAAGATTGACTACCGGTTTCCTCCAGTTGTCTCTATTGAAGATGTAAGggatgagaaagaagagagcGTTGTGCTTGAGTTCCGCCGTAACCTTCTCGAGAGAGACTTGTTACCTCCTAGACATGATGAGTACCATACTCTTCTCAG atttttgaaAGCGAGGGATTTCAACATTGAAAAAACCATCCAGATGTGGGAAGACATGCTTAGATGGAGAAAAGAGTATGGGACAGATACCATATTAGAG GATTTTGAATTTCAAGAACTGGAAGAAGTTCTGCAATACTATCCTCAAGGCTATCATGGAGTTGACAAGGAAGGAAGACCTGTCTACATTGAAAGGCTTGGAAAAGCTCATCCCTCCAAGCTTATGCGTATCACCACCATTGACAGATATCTAAAATACCATGTGCAAGAGTTTGAGAGAGCTCTCCTTGAGAAATTCCCTGCATGCTCCATTGCAGCAAAGCGTCGAATCTTTTCCACGACTACAATACTGGATGTGCAAGGACTG GGCATGAAGAATTTTTCACAAACAGCTGTGAATCTTGTGGCTGCCATGTCGAAGATAGACAACAGCTACTACCCTGAG acttTGCACAGAATGTTCATTGTAAATGCTGGAACAGGtttcaagaagatgctttggcCTGCTGCTCAGAAGTTTCTTGACGCAAAGACCATTGCAAAGATACAT GTACTAGACCCCAGATCTTTATCCAAATTACACGAAGTCATTGATTCAAG TCAATTGCCAGACTTCCTCGGAGGTTCATGCTCTTGCTTTGGCGAGGGAGGGTGTCTTCGCTCTAACAAAGGACCCTGGAATGATCCTGAAATAATGAAG CTTCTCTACCATGGAGAATCATCACTCTTTAGGCAAATCAGTAGGAAGCTGAGTGACCCGCAGAATTCTTCTTCATCCTACATAAGTATACATCCATCAAAG GCTATGCAAGCTGAGAGTTCAGCAGCAGAATCTGAATCATGTTCTGATGTTCCTACTTCTCTAACTGGAAGAATGTGCTCAGCCTCTGCTCATGTGAATCCAGTTTCTGAGGAT CAGGCTAGGGCATCAGATGTTAACGGCTATTATAGTTGCGATGACAAGTTTGACATACCTAACATAGCTACAAACCGAAAAGGACAAGAAAGGCAATCCCATTACCAAATGATCGAACTCAATCAAGCAACACTCGGTTTAAAAC GTACTCCCATCATCCGATGGCTTCACGATTTAAGGGGAACAATGGACATCATAAGAACTGAGAACGTAGCGAAAAGAATACTTGCGTTGTTGCTGAAACTAGCAGCAGTTTTTCGTTGTATCCCGTTTCAGATTTTGAGGAGGAAGAATACCATTACTCCTTCAATTCCAACGGAAGATGAGAACAGGAGCAGACTCATCTCAGCTCCCACAGAGACCACAATGAAAGACAAGATTCGTCCCTGTTTGGAACGTATTCAGGAACTGGAGAAAGTGTACGAGGAAATGAGGAACAAACCGGTTGAGATTCCGGTAGAGAAGGAGAGAATGCTGATGGATTCTCTAGACAGAATCAAATCGGTTGAGTTTGATCTTGTGAAAACAAAGCGG GTTTTGCACGCTACAGTGGTGAAACAGATGGAAATAACTGAAATGCTGGAAAGTTTACGAGAGTCCCAGCTTCAC AGAAGAAGATTGTTCTGTTAG
- the LOC106354089 gene encoding phosphatidylinositol/phosphatidylcholine transfer protein SFH13 isoform X2, with protein sequence MSSLSALHQPESFPFDRDMSGVEENGALDEIRERRSDFEISEEDERRRSKIGSLKKKAINASTKFTHSLKKRGKKKIDYRFPPVVSIEDVRDEKEESVVLEFRRNLLERDLLPPRHDEYHTLLRFLKARDFNIEKTIQMWEDMLRWRKEYGTDTILEDFEFQELEEVLQYYPQGYHGVDKEGRPVYIERLGKAHPSKLMRITTIDRYLKYHVQEFERALLEKFPACSIAAKRRIFSTTTILDVQGLGMKNFSQTAVNLVAAMSKIDNSYYPETLHRMFIVNAGTGFKKMLWPAAQKFLDAKTIAKIHVLDPRSLSKLHEVIDSSQLPDFLGGSCSCFGEGGCLRSNKGPWNDPEIMKLLYHGESSLFRQISRKLSDPQNSSSSYISIHPSKAMQAESSAAESESCSDVPTSLTGRMCSASAHVNPVSEDARASDVNGYYSCDDKFDIPNIATNRKGQERQSHYQMIELNQATLGLKRETSPPGTPIIRWLHDLRGTMDIIRTENVAKRILALLLKLAAVFRCIPFQILRRKNTITPSIPTEDENRSRLISAPTETTMKDKIRPCLERIQELEKVYEEMRNKPVEIPVEKERMLMDSLDRIKSVEFDLVKTKRVLHATVVKQMEITEMLESLRESQLHRRRLFC encoded by the exons ATGTCCTCTCTATCCGCTTTGCATCAACCAGAATCTTTCCCTTTTGATCGAGATATGTCAG GAGTTGAAGAAAATGGAGCCCTTGACGAAATCAGGGAGAGAAGATCAGACTTTGAAATCtctgaagaagatgaaagacgCCGCTCAAAGATCGGGAGTTTGAAGAAGAAGGCCATTAACGCTTCCACCAAGTTCACTCATTCTCTGAAGAAAAGAGGGAAAAAGAAGATTGACTACCGGTTTCCTCCAGTTGTCTCTATTGAAGATGTAAGggatgagaaagaagagagcGTTGTGCTTGAGTTCCGCCGTAACCTTCTCGAGAGAGACTTGTTACCTCCTAGACATGATGAGTACCATACTCTTCTCAG atttttgaaAGCGAGGGATTTCAACATTGAAAAAACCATCCAGATGTGGGAAGACATGCTTAGATGGAGAAAAGAGTATGGGACAGATACCATATTAGAG GATTTTGAATTTCAAGAACTGGAAGAAGTTCTGCAATACTATCCTCAAGGCTATCATGGAGTTGACAAGGAAGGAAGACCTGTCTACATTGAAAGGCTTGGAAAAGCTCATCCCTCCAAGCTTATGCGTATCACCACCATTGACAGATATCTAAAATACCATGTGCAAGAGTTTGAGAGAGCTCTCCTTGAGAAATTCCCTGCATGCTCCATTGCAGCAAAGCGTCGAATCTTTTCCACGACTACAATACTGGATGTGCAAGGACTG GGCATGAAGAATTTTTCACAAACAGCTGTGAATCTTGTGGCTGCCATGTCGAAGATAGACAACAGCTACTACCCTGAG acttTGCACAGAATGTTCATTGTAAATGCTGGAACAGGtttcaagaagatgctttggcCTGCTGCTCAGAAGTTTCTTGACGCAAAGACCATTGCAAAGATACAT GTACTAGACCCCAGATCTTTATCCAAATTACACGAAGTCATTGATTCAAG TCAATTGCCAGACTTCCTCGGAGGTTCATGCTCTTGCTTTGGCGAGGGAGGGTGTCTTCGCTCTAACAAAGGACCCTGGAATGATCCTGAAATAATGAAG CTTCTCTACCATGGAGAATCATCACTCTTTAGGCAAATCAGTAGGAAGCTGAGTGACCCGCAGAATTCTTCTTCATCCTACATAAGTATACATCCATCAAAG GCTATGCAAGCTGAGAGTTCAGCAGCAGAATCTGAATCATGTTCTGATGTTCCTACTTCTCTAACTGGAAGAATGTGCTCAGCCTCTGCTCATGTGAATCCAGTTTCTGAGGAT GCTAGGGCATCAGATGTTAACGGCTATTATAGTTGCGATGACAAGTTTGACATACCTAACATAGCTACAAACCGAAAAGGACAAGAAAGGCAATCCCATTACCAAATGATCGAACTCAATCAAGCAACACTCGGTTTAAAACGTGAAACATCTCCACCAG GTACTCCCATCATCCGATGGCTTCACGATTTAAGGGGAACAATGGACATCATAAGAACTGAGAACGTAGCGAAAAGAATACTTGCGTTGTTGCTGAAACTAGCAGCAGTTTTTCGTTGTATCCCGTTTCAGATTTTGAGGAGGAAGAATACCATTACTCCTTCAATTCCAACGGAAGATGAGAACAGGAGCAGACTCATCTCAGCTCCCACAGAGACCACAATGAAAGACAAGATTCGTCCCTGTTTGGAACGTATTCAGGAACTGGAGAAAGTGTACGAGGAAATGAGGAACAAACCGGTTGAGATTCCGGTAGAGAAGGAGAGAATGCTGATGGATTCTCTAGACAGAATCAAATCGGTTGAGTTTGATCTTGTGAAAACAAAGCGG GTTTTGCACGCTACAGTGGTGAAACAGATGGAAATAACTGAAATGCTGGAAAGTTTACGAGAGTCCCAGCTTCAC AGAAGAAGATTGTTCTGTTAG
- the LOC106354089 gene encoding phosphatidylinositol/phosphatidylcholine transfer protein SFH13 isoform X4: protein MSSLSALHQPESFPFDRDMSGVEENGALDEIRERRSDFEISEEDERRRSKIGSLKKKAINASTKFTHSLKKRGKKKIDYRFPPVVSIEDVRDEKEESVVLEFRRNLLERDLLPPRHDEYHTLLRFLKARDFNIEKTIQMWEDMLRWRKEYGTDTILEDFEFQELEEVLQYYPQGYHGVDKEGRPVYIERLGKAHPSKLMRITTIDRYLKYHVQEFERALLEKFPACSIAAKRRIFSTTTILDVQGLGMKNFSQTAVNLVAAMSKIDNSYYPETLHRMFIVNAGTGFKKMLWPAAQKFLDAKTIAKIHVLDPRSLSKLHEVIDSSQLPDFLGGSCSCFGEGGCLRSNKGPWNDPEIMKLLYHGESSLFRQISRKLSDPQNSSSSYISIHPSKAMQAESSAAESESCSDVPTSLTGRMCSASAHVNPVSEDARASDVNGYYSCDDKFDIPNIATNRKGQERQSHYQMIELNQATLGLKRTPIIRWLHDLRGTMDIIRTENVAKRILALLLKLAAVFRCIPFQILRRKNTITPSIPTEDENRSRLISAPTETTMKDKIRPCLERIQELEKVYEEMRNKPVEIPVEKERMLMDSLDRIKSVEFDLVKTKRVLHATVVKQMEITEMLESLRESQLHRRRLFC from the exons ATGTCCTCTCTATCCGCTTTGCATCAACCAGAATCTTTCCCTTTTGATCGAGATATGTCAG GAGTTGAAGAAAATGGAGCCCTTGACGAAATCAGGGAGAGAAGATCAGACTTTGAAATCtctgaagaagatgaaagacgCCGCTCAAAGATCGGGAGTTTGAAGAAGAAGGCCATTAACGCTTCCACCAAGTTCACTCATTCTCTGAAGAAAAGAGGGAAAAAGAAGATTGACTACCGGTTTCCTCCAGTTGTCTCTATTGAAGATGTAAGggatgagaaagaagagagcGTTGTGCTTGAGTTCCGCCGTAACCTTCTCGAGAGAGACTTGTTACCTCCTAGACATGATGAGTACCATACTCTTCTCAG atttttgaaAGCGAGGGATTTCAACATTGAAAAAACCATCCAGATGTGGGAAGACATGCTTAGATGGAGAAAAGAGTATGGGACAGATACCATATTAGAG GATTTTGAATTTCAAGAACTGGAAGAAGTTCTGCAATACTATCCTCAAGGCTATCATGGAGTTGACAAGGAAGGAAGACCTGTCTACATTGAAAGGCTTGGAAAAGCTCATCCCTCCAAGCTTATGCGTATCACCACCATTGACAGATATCTAAAATACCATGTGCAAGAGTTTGAGAGAGCTCTCCTTGAGAAATTCCCTGCATGCTCCATTGCAGCAAAGCGTCGAATCTTTTCCACGACTACAATACTGGATGTGCAAGGACTG GGCATGAAGAATTTTTCACAAACAGCTGTGAATCTTGTGGCTGCCATGTCGAAGATAGACAACAGCTACTACCCTGAG acttTGCACAGAATGTTCATTGTAAATGCTGGAACAGGtttcaagaagatgctttggcCTGCTGCTCAGAAGTTTCTTGACGCAAAGACCATTGCAAAGATACAT GTACTAGACCCCAGATCTTTATCCAAATTACACGAAGTCATTGATTCAAG TCAATTGCCAGACTTCCTCGGAGGTTCATGCTCTTGCTTTGGCGAGGGAGGGTGTCTTCGCTCTAACAAAGGACCCTGGAATGATCCTGAAATAATGAAG CTTCTCTACCATGGAGAATCATCACTCTTTAGGCAAATCAGTAGGAAGCTGAGTGACCCGCAGAATTCTTCTTCATCCTACATAAGTATACATCCATCAAAG GCTATGCAAGCTGAGAGTTCAGCAGCAGAATCTGAATCATGTTCTGATGTTCCTACTTCTCTAACTGGAAGAATGTGCTCAGCCTCTGCTCATGTGAATCCAGTTTCTGAGGAT GCTAGGGCATCAGATGTTAACGGCTATTATAGTTGCGATGACAAGTTTGACATACCTAACATAGCTACAAACCGAAAAGGACAAGAAAGGCAATCCCATTACCAAATGATCGAACTCAATCAAGCAACACTCGGTTTAAAAC GTACTCCCATCATCCGATGGCTTCACGATTTAAGGGGAACAATGGACATCATAAGAACTGAGAACGTAGCGAAAAGAATACTTGCGTTGTTGCTGAAACTAGCAGCAGTTTTTCGTTGTATCCCGTTTCAGATTTTGAGGAGGAAGAATACCATTACTCCTTCAATTCCAACGGAAGATGAGAACAGGAGCAGACTCATCTCAGCTCCCACAGAGACCACAATGAAAGACAAGATTCGTCCCTGTTTGGAACGTATTCAGGAACTGGAGAAAGTGTACGAGGAAATGAGGAACAAACCGGTTGAGATTCCGGTAGAGAAGGAGAGAATGCTGATGGATTCTCTAGACAGAATCAAATCGGTTGAGTTTGATCTTGTGAAAACAAAGCGG GTTTTGCACGCTACAGTGGTGAAACAGATGGAAATAACTGAAATGCTGGAAAGTTTACGAGAGTCCCAGCTTCAC AGAAGAAGATTGTTCTGTTAG
- the LOC106354089 gene encoding phosphatidylinositol/phosphatidylcholine transfer protein SFH13 isoform X1, with amino-acid sequence MSSLSALHQPESFPFDRDMSGVEENGALDEIRERRSDFEISEEDERRRSKIGSLKKKAINASTKFTHSLKKRGKKKIDYRFPPVVSIEDVRDEKEESVVLEFRRNLLERDLLPPRHDEYHTLLRFLKARDFNIEKTIQMWEDMLRWRKEYGTDTILEDFEFQELEEVLQYYPQGYHGVDKEGRPVYIERLGKAHPSKLMRITTIDRYLKYHVQEFERALLEKFPACSIAAKRRIFSTTTILDVQGLGMKNFSQTAVNLVAAMSKIDNSYYPETLHRMFIVNAGTGFKKMLWPAAQKFLDAKTIAKIHVLDPRSLSKLHEVIDSSQLPDFLGGSCSCFGEGGCLRSNKGPWNDPEIMKLLYHGESSLFRQISRKLSDPQNSSSSYISIHPSKAMQAESSAAESESCSDVPTSLTGRMCSASAHVNPVSEDQARASDVNGYYSCDDKFDIPNIATNRKGQERQSHYQMIELNQATLGLKRETSPPGTPIIRWLHDLRGTMDIIRTENVAKRILALLLKLAAVFRCIPFQILRRKNTITPSIPTEDENRSRLISAPTETTMKDKIRPCLERIQELEKVYEEMRNKPVEIPVEKERMLMDSLDRIKSVEFDLVKTKRVLHATVVKQMEITEMLESLRESQLHRRRLFC; translated from the exons ATGTCCTCTCTATCCGCTTTGCATCAACCAGAATCTTTCCCTTTTGATCGAGATATGTCAG GAGTTGAAGAAAATGGAGCCCTTGACGAAATCAGGGAGAGAAGATCAGACTTTGAAATCtctgaagaagatgaaagacgCCGCTCAAAGATCGGGAGTTTGAAGAAGAAGGCCATTAACGCTTCCACCAAGTTCACTCATTCTCTGAAGAAAAGAGGGAAAAAGAAGATTGACTACCGGTTTCCTCCAGTTGTCTCTATTGAAGATGTAAGggatgagaaagaagagagcGTTGTGCTTGAGTTCCGCCGTAACCTTCTCGAGAGAGACTTGTTACCTCCTAGACATGATGAGTACCATACTCTTCTCAG atttttgaaAGCGAGGGATTTCAACATTGAAAAAACCATCCAGATGTGGGAAGACATGCTTAGATGGAGAAAAGAGTATGGGACAGATACCATATTAGAG GATTTTGAATTTCAAGAACTGGAAGAAGTTCTGCAATACTATCCTCAAGGCTATCATGGAGTTGACAAGGAAGGAAGACCTGTCTACATTGAAAGGCTTGGAAAAGCTCATCCCTCCAAGCTTATGCGTATCACCACCATTGACAGATATCTAAAATACCATGTGCAAGAGTTTGAGAGAGCTCTCCTTGAGAAATTCCCTGCATGCTCCATTGCAGCAAAGCGTCGAATCTTTTCCACGACTACAATACTGGATGTGCAAGGACTG GGCATGAAGAATTTTTCACAAACAGCTGTGAATCTTGTGGCTGCCATGTCGAAGATAGACAACAGCTACTACCCTGAG acttTGCACAGAATGTTCATTGTAAATGCTGGAACAGGtttcaagaagatgctttggcCTGCTGCTCAGAAGTTTCTTGACGCAAAGACCATTGCAAAGATACAT GTACTAGACCCCAGATCTTTATCCAAATTACACGAAGTCATTGATTCAAG TCAATTGCCAGACTTCCTCGGAGGTTCATGCTCTTGCTTTGGCGAGGGAGGGTGTCTTCGCTCTAACAAAGGACCCTGGAATGATCCTGAAATAATGAAG CTTCTCTACCATGGAGAATCATCACTCTTTAGGCAAATCAGTAGGAAGCTGAGTGACCCGCAGAATTCTTCTTCATCCTACATAAGTATACATCCATCAAAG GCTATGCAAGCTGAGAGTTCAGCAGCAGAATCTGAATCATGTTCTGATGTTCCTACTTCTCTAACTGGAAGAATGTGCTCAGCCTCTGCTCATGTGAATCCAGTTTCTGAGGAT CAGGCTAGGGCATCAGATGTTAACGGCTATTATAGTTGCGATGACAAGTTTGACATACCTAACATAGCTACAAACCGAAAAGGACAAGAAAGGCAATCCCATTACCAAATGATCGAACTCAATCAAGCAACACTCGGTTTAAAACGTGAAACATCTCCACCAG GTACTCCCATCATCCGATGGCTTCACGATTTAAGGGGAACAATGGACATCATAAGAACTGAGAACGTAGCGAAAAGAATACTTGCGTTGTTGCTGAAACTAGCAGCAGTTTTTCGTTGTATCCCGTTTCAGATTTTGAGGAGGAAGAATACCATTACTCCTTCAATTCCAACGGAAGATGAGAACAGGAGCAGACTCATCTCAGCTCCCACAGAGACCACAATGAAAGACAAGATTCGTCCCTGTTTGGAACGTATTCAGGAACTGGAGAAAGTGTACGAGGAAATGAGGAACAAACCGGTTGAGATTCCGGTAGAGAAGGAGAGAATGCTGATGGATTCTCTAGACAGAATCAAATCGGTTGAGTTTGATCTTGTGAAAACAAAGCGG GTTTTGCACGCTACAGTGGTGAAACAGATGGAAATAACTGAAATGCTGGAAAGTTTACGAGAGTCCCAGCTTCAC AGAAGAAGATTGTTCTGTTAG